A region from the Linepithema humile isolate Giens D197 chromosome 1, Lhum_UNIL_v1.0, whole genome shotgun sequence genome encodes:
- the LOC105679656 gene encoding E3 ubiquitin-protein ligase MARCHF5-like isoform X3, which translates to MSDDNMPHISYGVDSRGRIVRIESGITRANIRRLPSIEEALRRLSTNLRAERLASESSNEISDLVVRMAPSEEESSQNAWDDVTDQELSVDITDGASSPNQRTSSVPSLTSEEDRRYCWVCFATDEDDATAAWVKPCHCRGTTKWVHQGCIQRWVDEKQKGHANHSVACPQCNTEYIIVYPNMGPLVIILDTIDAVIFRVCPFIAAGIVVGSIYWTAVTYGAVTVMQVVGHKDGLTMMEQADPLVLLVGLPTIPIMLVLGKMLRWEDQALSFLRRHASKVPILRHFLPTSYSDEDTSVQSEDIPPMNDPVSATRVLCGALLLPTIASVCGRLFFESISSNFQRTLLGGAAFITIKGAFKIYHKQQQYKRQCQRRVMDYTESNVALYRRQQDSESERS; encoded by the exons ATGTCGGACGATAATATGCCACATATTTCATATGGGGTTGACAGTCGTGGAAGAATAGTGCGTATTGAATCAGGGATAACCAGAGCAAACATTAGGCGTCTTCCAAGCATAGAAGAAGCGTTAAGGAGACTCAGTACAAACCTCAGAGCTGAAAGACTTGCCAGTGAATCTAGTAATG AAATATCTGATTTAGTGGTAAGAATGGCACCATCCGAAGAGGAAAGTTCTCAGAATGCATGGGATGATGTGACAGATCAGGAGCTGTCAGTTGATATTACTGATGGCGCATCTTCACCGAATCAGCGTACCTCTAGTGTACCATCATTAACTTCTGAAGAAGA CAGGCGATACTGTTGGGTATGCTTTGCAACAGATGAAGATGATGCTACAGCAGCCTGGGTCAAACCATGTCACTGTCGAGGCACTACAAAGTGGGTTCATCAGGGTTGTATACAGAGATGGGTCGATGAGAAACAGAAAGGTCATGCTAACCACTCTGTGGCCTGTCCGCAGTGTAACACggaatatattatagtttatcCAAATATGG GTCCATTAGTCATAATACTTGATACTATTGATGCAGTTATCTTTCGAGTATGCCCTTTCATTGCTGCTGGAATAGTAGTTGGGTCTATATATTGGACGGCTGTAACTTATGGTGCTGTTACTGTTATGCAAGTAGTGGGCCATAAAGATGGCCTTACCATGATGGAACAAGCAGATCCTTTAGTCTTACTAGTTGGTTTGCCAACTATTCCAATTATGTTAGTTTTGGGAAAAATGCTTCGGTGGGAAGATCAAGCTCTTAGTTTTTTAAGACGGCACGCATCTAAAGTTCCTATTTTGAGGCATTTTCTACCAACTAG TTATTCTGATGAGGACACAAGTGTACAATCTGAGGATATACCACCAATGAATGATCCAGTATCTGCAACCCGTGTTCTTTGCGGTGCACTTCTATTGCCAACCATTGCCAGCGTATGCGGAAGATTATTCTTCGAAAGTATAAGCTCCAATTTCCAGAGAACATTATTG GGTGGTGCTgcttttataacaataaaggGTGCTTTCAAGATATATCACAAACAGCAACAATACAAGAGGCAATGCCAGCGGCGCGTAATGGACTATACAGAGAGCAATGTGGCATTATATAGAAGGCAACAAGATTCTGAAAGCGAGCGAAGTTAA
- the LOC105679866 gene encoding 2-aminoethanethiol dioxygenase, which yields MASAIEVLAKQAMKTFGDCRNVSYRLCQKNLDKLYSLISKITAEDVKLDKKTLDYVSRQPAPMCVIDIFENKDITIAIFILKHGVRMPMHDHPGMHGLLKVISGMVELNSYSLKTKHDHIIKGNEEITAVRHRPIFLHNNLPAYILTPSEKNLHEISCIEGPAAFLDILSPPYDVDEYGKGPRPCTFFKTVKSKLCTEPTDIIEEVQLSIIESPPDFYSTSLEYIGPPLKSYCN from the exons ATGGCGTCGGCGATTGAAGTTCTGGCAAAGCAGGCGATGAAAACGTTTGGTGATTGCAGAAACGTCAGCTACCGGCTTTGCCAGAAAAATTTGGACAAACTATATAGTTTGATAAGCAAGATAACTGCTGAGGATGTAAAACTTGATAAGAAAACTCTCGATTACGTCAGTAGGCAGCCGGCACCTATGTGTGTAATAGATATATTCGAAAACAAGGACATAACAATTGCGATTTTCATACTAAAACACGGAGTCAGGATGCCCATGCATGATCATCCTGGAATGCATGGTTTGTTAAAG GTAATCAGTGGTATGGTGGAATTAAACAGCTACAGCTTGAAGACAAAGCATGATCATATAATTAAAGGGAACGAGGAAATCACAGCCGTCAGGCATCGACcaatttttcttcataataatttacctgcttatattcttacaccttCGGAAAAGAATCTGCATGAAATTTCATGCATTGAAGGTCCTGCAGCTTTCCTGGATATTCTCAGCCCACCATACGATGTTGACGAGTATGGCAAAGGACCAAGACCGTGTACATTCTTTAAGACTGTCAAATCTAAGTTATGTACAGAACCCACAGATATAATTGAAGAAGTTCAGTTATCGATCATAGAAAGTCCACCAGATTTTTATTCCACGAGTTTAGAATACATTGGACCTCCATTAAAGAGTTACTGCAACTAA
- the LOC105679656 gene encoding E3 ubiquitin-protein ligase MARCHF5-like isoform X1, translated as MSDDNMPHISYGVDSRGRIVRIESGITRANIRRLPSIEEALRRLSTNLRAERLASESSNAEISDLVVRMAPSEEESSQNAWDDVTDQELSVDITDGASSPNQRTSSVPSLTSEEDRRYCWVCFATDEDDATAAWVKPCHCRGTTKWVHQGCIQRWVDEKQKGHANHSVACPQCNTEYIIVYPNMGPLVIILDTIDAVIFRVCPFIAAGIVVGSIYWTAVTYGAVTVMQVVGHKDGLTMMEQADPLVLLVGLPTIPIMLVLGKMLRWEDQALSFLRRHASKVPILRHFLPTSYSDEDTSVQSEDIPPMNDPVSATRVLCGALLLPTIASVCGRLFFESISSNFQRTLLGGAAFITIKGAFKIYHKQQQYKRQCQRRVMDYTESNVALYRRQQDSESERS; from the exons ATGTCGGACGATAATATGCCACATATTTCATATGGGGTTGACAGTCGTGGAAGAATAGTGCGTATTGAATCAGGGATAACCAGAGCAAACATTAGGCGTCTTCCAAGCATAGAAGAAGCGTTAAGGAGACTCAGTACAAACCTCAGAGCTGAAAGACTTGCCAGTGAATCTAGTAATG CAGAAATATCTGATTTAGTGGTAAGAATGGCACCATCCGAAGAGGAAAGTTCTCAGAATGCATGGGATGATGTGACAGATCAGGAGCTGTCAGTTGATATTACTGATGGCGCATCTTCACCGAATCAGCGTACCTCTAGTGTACCATCATTAACTTCTGAAGAAGA CAGGCGATACTGTTGGGTATGCTTTGCAACAGATGAAGATGATGCTACAGCAGCCTGGGTCAAACCATGTCACTGTCGAGGCACTACAAAGTGGGTTCATCAGGGTTGTATACAGAGATGGGTCGATGAGAAACAGAAAGGTCATGCTAACCACTCTGTGGCCTGTCCGCAGTGTAACACggaatatattatagtttatcCAAATATGG GTCCATTAGTCATAATACTTGATACTATTGATGCAGTTATCTTTCGAGTATGCCCTTTCATTGCTGCTGGAATAGTAGTTGGGTCTATATATTGGACGGCTGTAACTTATGGTGCTGTTACTGTTATGCAAGTAGTGGGCCATAAAGATGGCCTTACCATGATGGAACAAGCAGATCCTTTAGTCTTACTAGTTGGTTTGCCAACTATTCCAATTATGTTAGTTTTGGGAAAAATGCTTCGGTGGGAAGATCAAGCTCTTAGTTTTTTAAGACGGCACGCATCTAAAGTTCCTATTTTGAGGCATTTTCTACCAACTAG TTATTCTGATGAGGACACAAGTGTACAATCTGAGGATATACCACCAATGAATGATCCAGTATCTGCAACCCGTGTTCTTTGCGGTGCACTTCTATTGCCAACCATTGCCAGCGTATGCGGAAGATTATTCTTCGAAAGTATAAGCTCCAATTTCCAGAGAACATTATTG GGTGGTGCTgcttttataacaataaaggGTGCTTTCAAGATATATCACAAACAGCAACAATACAAGAGGCAATGCCAGCGGCGCGTAATGGACTATACAGAGAGCAATGTGGCATTATATAGAAGGCAACAAGATTCTGAAAGCGAGCGAAGTTAA
- the LOC105679656 gene encoding E3 ubiquitin-protein ligase MARCHF5-like isoform X2 has translation MSDDNMPHISYGVDSRGRIVRIESGITRANIRRLPSIEEALRRLSTNLRAERLASESSNAEISDLVVRMAPSEEESSQNAWDDVTDQELSVDITDGASSPNQRTSSVPSLTSEEERYCWVCFATDEDDATAAWVKPCHCRGTTKWVHQGCIQRWVDEKQKGHANHSVACPQCNTEYIIVYPNMGPLVIILDTIDAVIFRVCPFIAAGIVVGSIYWTAVTYGAVTVMQVVGHKDGLTMMEQADPLVLLVGLPTIPIMLVLGKMLRWEDQALSFLRRHASKVPILRHFLPTSYSDEDTSVQSEDIPPMNDPVSATRVLCGALLLPTIASVCGRLFFESISSNFQRTLLGGAAFITIKGAFKIYHKQQQYKRQCQRRVMDYTESNVALYRRQQDSESERS, from the exons ATGTCGGACGATAATATGCCACATATTTCATATGGGGTTGACAGTCGTGGAAGAATAGTGCGTATTGAATCAGGGATAACCAGAGCAAACATTAGGCGTCTTCCAAGCATAGAAGAAGCGTTAAGGAGACTCAGTACAAACCTCAGAGCTGAAAGACTTGCCAGTGAATCTAGTAATG CAGAAATATCTGATTTAGTGGTAAGAATGGCACCATCCGAAGAGGAAAGTTCTCAGAATGCATGGGATGATGTGACAGATCAGGAGCTGTCAGTTGATATTACTGATGGCGCATCTTCACCGAATCAGCGTACCTCTAGTGTACCATCATTAACTTCTGAAGAAGA GCGATACTGTTGGGTATGCTTTGCAACAGATGAAGATGATGCTACAGCAGCCTGGGTCAAACCATGTCACTGTCGAGGCACTACAAAGTGGGTTCATCAGGGTTGTATACAGAGATGGGTCGATGAGAAACAGAAAGGTCATGCTAACCACTCTGTGGCCTGTCCGCAGTGTAACACggaatatattatagtttatcCAAATATGG GTCCATTAGTCATAATACTTGATACTATTGATGCAGTTATCTTTCGAGTATGCCCTTTCATTGCTGCTGGAATAGTAGTTGGGTCTATATATTGGACGGCTGTAACTTATGGTGCTGTTACTGTTATGCAAGTAGTGGGCCATAAAGATGGCCTTACCATGATGGAACAAGCAGATCCTTTAGTCTTACTAGTTGGTTTGCCAACTATTCCAATTATGTTAGTTTTGGGAAAAATGCTTCGGTGGGAAGATCAAGCTCTTAGTTTTTTAAGACGGCACGCATCTAAAGTTCCTATTTTGAGGCATTTTCTACCAACTAG TTATTCTGATGAGGACACAAGTGTACAATCTGAGGATATACCACCAATGAATGATCCAGTATCTGCAACCCGTGTTCTTTGCGGTGCACTTCTATTGCCAACCATTGCCAGCGTATGCGGAAGATTATTCTTCGAAAGTATAAGCTCCAATTTCCAGAGAACATTATTG GGTGGTGCTgcttttataacaataaaggGTGCTTTCAAGATATATCACAAACAGCAACAATACAAGAGGCAATGCCAGCGGCGCGTAATGGACTATACAGAGAGCAATGTGGCATTATATAGAAGGCAACAAGATTCTGAAAGCGAGCGAAGTTAA
- the l(3)07882 gene encoding nucleolar protein 14 homolog: MVKATKKNLSEFAQQKHNQKNKKLLNPFEVHINRDKQKVLGRKSKNDRGLPGISRAKAINRRKQSLLQEYKLKNKDNVFLDKRIGEKNSAMSAEDKAMARFTKERIKAHKKKNIFNLNDDEVLTHRGQTLEEIEKFDDPKSDEEFSDNDSVSGRLDKNFVEEAHFGGGVLSRSEGTLSRKDLIDQLIAESKKRKAEKQKIREQTLDLTEKLDSEWKDLLPVMSASKKSNEDTEETAKVDAYDIAVRQLKFEARGNPCDKLKSEEDIIQEEKEKLEALEADRLARMKGFVSDVNNRYKHKSADDLDDGFMMEAITADTDDNNSITNDINNEHDSNIDNETDNDEVNDDDVNNDDGNDNDINDINDVNDINDVNDINDVEEKEIKSKSSKQEGKQAVEAIKISQDDSEVEGSDDGESEDNFSDLKESELSSDEDRTVEKHVTFVSNLITDTKKLNQSDQICSKSILKKNDNTIHEQNVSDKINKQDIRKDLLKRKKIMEKARKELPYTYSAPNSFKELEQLLENYNADYQSVIVDRIIKCNHWTIDAKNKEKMSNLFVYLIQHINNWASRKNADDLVKCFQIFDRLCPHLYDLAQMNPENAKSCIQEVIKEKHEMFEKNQKIYPNMDTLIFFKLVSLLFPTSDFRHPVVSPCLIFMSQILLRAHIKKYRSDISKGLFICTLILEYTLLSKRFAPSVINFLRGIIYTATPAELTQKIRIIPPFKATCKALVINESEIAIDTNGAHMSTNDLILENIDDEFRIRALLTAVNLVSEFKGQLQELEAVYSIFEPILKLLKKNKFKKHPSNIRNHIKELRKSLKLLRSNKLEYIVLEKKRPKPLRTYEPKIMTIYDGKSHKPMSKEKAEREKLLHKYKREYKGAIREVRRDRDFLAKVQIAQQIKSDVERKRKVKEIFGEAAMQQSELKKMKRKK; encoded by the exons ATGGTTAAAGCCACGAAAAAGAATTTGTCCGAGTTTGCACAACAGAAGCACAATCAGAAGaacaaaaaactattaaatcCCTTTGAAGTACACATTAATAGAGACAAACAGAAAGTATTGGGtcgaaaaagtaaaaatgatCGAGGACTTCCAGGCATATCGAGGGCAAAAGCTATTAACAGGCGAAAGCAGAGCCTTCttcaagaatataaattgaaaaataaagacaatGTATTCCTAGACAAACGTATAGGCGAAAAGAATTCTGCTATGAGTGCAGAAGATAAAGCGATGGCAAGATTTACTAAGGAACGTATAAAGGcgcataaaaagaaaaatatatttaatttgaacgATGATGAAGTATTGACTCATAGAGGTCAAACTCTTGaagaaattgagaaatttGATGATCCTAAGAGTGATGAAGAGTTTAGTGATAATGACAGTGTCAGTGGTAGActggataaaaattttgtagagGAGGCTCATTTTGGTGGAGGAGTTCTATCAAGATCAGAAGGCACATTATCCAGGAAAGATCTTATTGATCAACTCATTGCAGAATCGAAGAAACGGAAAGCAGAAAAGCAAAAGATACGTGAGCAAACCTTAGATCTGACAGAGAAACTTGACTCAGAGTGGAAAGATCTTCTACCTGTTATGTCTGCTTCTAAAAAGTCAAATGAAGATACTGAGGAGACAGCCAAAGTTGATGCTTATGATATTGCTGTACGGCAACTGAAATTTGAAGCTAGAGGTAATCCATGTGACAAATTGAAGTCGGAAGAAGATATTATtcaagaagagaaagaaaaattagagGCACTTGAAGCTGACAGATTGGCAAGAATGAAAGGATTTGTATCTGATGTTAATAAtcgatataaacataaatctGCTGATGATCTTGATGATGGTTTCATGATGGAAGCAATTACAGCAGACACTGATGACAATAATTCAATAACCAATGATATCAATAATGAGCATGATagtaatattgataatgaGACTGATAATGATGAAGTGAATGATGATGATGTCAACAATGATGATGgtaatgataatgatattaatgacATTAATGATGTTAATGACATTAATGATGTTAATGACATTAATGATGTTGAggagaaagaaattaaatcaaaaagcAGTAAACAGGAAGGAAAACAAGCAGTGGAAGCCATAAAAATAAGCCAGGATGATTCAGAGGTTGAAGGCTCAGATGATGGAGAATCTGAagataatttttcagatttaaaagAATCAGAATTATCTAGTGATGAAGATAGAACTGTTGAAAAACATGTTACATTTGTTAGTAATCTGATAACAGATACTAAAAAACTAAATCAATCGGATCAAATTTGTTCCAAATCAatactgaagaaaaatgataacaCTATACATGAGCAGAATGTGTCTGACAAAATTAATAAGCAAGATATCAGGAAGGATCTCTTaaagcgaaaaaaaattatggagAAAGCACGAAAAGAACTACCTTACACATATAGTGCTCCGAACAGCTTTAAAGAATTAGAACAATTGTTGGAAAATTATAATGCAGACTATCAATCGGTTATTGTAGAtcgtattataaaatgtaatcatTGGACAATAGATGccaaaaacaaagaaaaaatgtcaaatctctttgtgtatttaatacaacatataaataattgggCTTCCAGAAAAAATGCTGATGATTTAgttaaatgttttcaaatCTTTGACAG attgtGTCCTCATCTTTATGATTTAGCACAGATGAACCCAGAAAATGCGAAATCTTGTATACAAGAAGTGATTAAGGAGAAGCACGAGATGTTTgagaaaaatcaaaaaatatatcctAACATGGATACG cttatattttttaaattggtaTCCTTGTTATTTCCAACGTCTGACTTCAGGCATCCTGTTGTCAGTCCTTGCTTAATATTTATGTCGCAAATATTGCTGAGAGCTCACATCAAGAAATATCGAAGTGATATCTCAAAAggtctttttatatgtacactTATTTTAGAG tATACACTACTCAGCAAACGATTTGCACcatctgtaataaattttttacgaggGATTATTTATACAGCAACACCTGCAGAATTAAcacaaaaaattagaattataccACCATTTAAAGCAACGTGTAAAGCCCTAGTGATTAACGAATCTGAAATTGCGATTGACACAAATGGTGCACATATGTCGACAAATGATTTAATCCTTGAGAATATAGACGACGAATTCAGGATAAGAGCTTTATTGACTGCAGTAAATCTAGTATCAGAATTCAAAGGCCAGCTTCAAGAATTAGAGGCAGTGTACTCGATATTTGAGCCCattcttaaattattgaaaaaaaataaatttaaaaagcatCCGTCGAACATAAGAAATCACATAAAAGAGTTGCGTAAGTCACTTAAACTTTTACGAAGTAACAAATTGGAATATATTGTGCTTGAAAAGAAGAGGCCAAAACCTTTAAGGACGTATGAGCCGAAAATAATGACGAT ATACGATGGCAAGAGCCATAAACCCATGTCGAAGGAAAAAGCAGAAAGGGAGAAATTGCTACACAAGTATAAGAGAGAATACAAAGGCGCGATTCGTGAAGTAAGAAGAGATCGAGACTTCTTAGCTAAAGTACAAATCGCGCAACAAATTAAGAGCGATGTTGAACGTAAACGTAAAGTAAAGGAAATTTTCGGAGAGGCTGCGATGCAACAAAGcgaattgaagaaaatgaaaaggaaaaaatga
- the LOC105679865 gene encoding glucose dehydrogenase [FAD, quinone]-like, whose translation MDIFIKLLLLVLISTLTTIFFSYIYFAYILDVYFHLFFDNVQNMQQYDYIVVGAGSSGAILATLLAEDNKYNVLLLEAGGDPPPFFDIPLIAPMIQKTPYDWQYITIPQEHACKALINNQSRWPRGKILGGTSRLNYMAYVLGHWMDYEKWFPDFTEAVAKNDDSVSISELRWNSMFADIILEALRELKHDVGNINLQLSTGFMKAQLTMKNGKRWSSDKVLYQKRNHALTILTHAYVTKILVNLDKAEGVEFIRFSEKYIAVANKGIILTAGAIESPKLLMLSGIGPKKHLEDLGINVINDLPVGQSLMDHILTGLDLIMLNASLGLNLFDIFNPMSAFEYFLFGKGPWTSAGIEVLGTFHSTLHRNKSTIPDLQLMILPLGASKDYGFIFKKALGISDEVYSKYFASLSYENTVTIAPVLLHPKSSGELRLRSSNPFDKPLIDPKYLSNEDDINTLIAGLDFVKKLLKTNVLRAHGASLNRKSFPGCENHVFDTKEYWKCYVQHLTLTSYHPAGTCRMGDVVDASFKVYNMKNLYVVDASILPSLPSGNINAAVITLAQKAARIFKDEQTKEKDSLRKQYKSYYICYVFNIC comes from the exons atggatattttcataaaattactaCTACTCGTGCTTATTAGCACATTGAcaacgatatttttttcttatatttattttgcgtatATATTGGATGTATATTTTCACTTGTTCTTTGACAATGTTCAAAACATGCAACAATATGATTATATTGTTG TTGGTGCTGGTAGTTCCGGTGCAATTCTAGCAACACTTTTAGCAGAGGATAACAAGTATAATGTATTACTGTTAGAAGCAGGTGGTGATCCACCACCTTTTTTTGACATACCTCTTATTGCACCGATGATTCAAAAAACCCCTTATGATTGGCAGTACATTACCATTCCTCAAGAGCATGCATGTAAggctttaattaataat CAAAGCAGATGGCCTAGAGGTAAAATTCTTGGAGGAACAAGTCGTCTAAATTACATGGCTTATGTATTGGGACATTGGATGGATTATGAAAAATGGTTTCCAGACTTTACTG AGGCAGTTGCGAAAAATGATGATTCAGTAAGCATCAGTGAATTAAGATGGAATTCTATGTTTgctgatataattttagagGCATTGAGAGAGTTGAAACATGATGTAggaaacataaatttacaattgagCACAG GTTTCATGAAAGCTCAATTGACAATGAAAAATGGCAAAAGGTGGAGTTCAGACAAAGTACTATATCAGAAACGTAACCACGCTCTGACCATACTTACTCATGCATATGTCACCAAA ATATTAGTGAATTTGGATAAAGCTGAGGGAGTTGAATTTATCAGATTTAGTGAGAAATATATTGCAGTAGCAAATAAAGGAATTATTCTAACTGCTGGTGCTATTGAGAGCCCTAAATTGTTAATGTTATCTGGAATTGGACCAAAAAAGCATTTAGAGGATTTGGGT ATTAACGTGATCAATGATTTGCCGGTTGGTCAGTCTTTGATGGATCATATACTAACCGGTCTCGATTTGATTATGCTTAATGCAAGTCTTGGATTGAATCTCTTCGATATATTTAATCCTATGTCAGCCTTCGAATATTTCCTTTTTGGAAAAG gaCCATGGACGTCAGCAGGTATTGAAGTATTGGGGACATTTCACAGCACTTTACATAGAAATAAATCTACAATACCAGATTTGCAATTAATGATATTACCTCTGGGGGCATCTAAAGACTATGgcttcatttttaaaaaagcgtTGGGAATTTCTGATGAG GTTTACAGCAAATATTTTGCTTCTCTTTCGTATGAAAATACAGTAACAATTGCACCTGTTTTATTACATCCTAAAAGTAGCGGTGAATTACGATTGCGAAGCAGCAATCCCTTTGACAAACCGCTAATTGATCCCAAGTATTTATCAAATGAAGACGATATCAATACTCTCATAGCAG gTTTAGATTTTGTGAAGAAACTTTTAAAAACGAATGTTTTGAGAGCTCATGGTGCGTCTCTCAATCGAAAATCTTTCCCTGGTTGCGAAAACCATGTATTTGATACTAAAGAATATTGGAAATGTTATGTACAACATTTAACATTGACGTCTTACCATCCAGCTGGTACATGTCGCATGGGTGACGTTGTTGATGCATCATTTAa AGTTtacaatatgaaaaatttatatgtcgTGGATGCATCGATTCTTCCATCGCTACCAAGCGGAAATATCAATGCAGCTGTGATTACATTGGCACAAAAAGCTGCTCGTATCTTTAAAGACGAGCAgacgaaagaaaaagacaGCCTAAGAAAACAGTACAAGTCATACTATATttgttatgtatttaatatttgttag